A stretch of Microbulbifer bruguierae DNA encodes these proteins:
- a CDS encoding DUF885 domain-containing protein, producing the protein MFRLSRAQPLRLLSFLIVIAALVAPAAQAATAAEQLQSIIDDHWQYSLREDPITASRMGEKGYSDRLPGVSEKDRARRLQAEKAFVARLKKIDSKQLEEAERVNKDLLTWVLTNSIEGNELYLDRIPVNTFYSFWSAALDASSGLNMPKVSDYEDYIKRIKDFGRYFDENLANMRVGIKDGFVLPKIVVEGIAPTVRAQVYDDPTKSSLYEPFQNLPENFSSTDKRRLQKAGAAAIKEHAIPAFERVATFLEGDYLSAASESLAAEDLPGGKDYYRHTIRTYVTQYMAPEDIHKIGLAEVKRIREEMNQLIGESGFDGSFEEFTEFLRTDPQFYAKTPRELLKEASYIAKRIDYRLPEFFGKLPRLPYGVVPVPDEIAPNYTTASYNPAAIGGTRGGAYWLNTYALDQRPLYELVALTLHEAVPGHHLQGALSLELENVPKFRRNLYLSAYGEGWGLYSERLGTEMGVYETPHQDFGRLSYEMWRACRLVIDTGIHSQGWTRQQALDFLADNTSLSQANVRAEVDRYISWPGQALSYKMGEIKIRELRSMAEKQLGNNFDLRKFHDALLANGALPLSMLELQIHRFIRNQKN; encoded by the coding sequence ACTGTCCCGGGCGCAGCCGCTGCGGCTGCTGTCATTTCTTATCGTAATCGCCGCGCTCGTCGCGCCCGCAGCGCAGGCGGCGACCGCCGCCGAGCAGTTGCAGTCCATCATTGATGACCACTGGCAATACAGTCTGCGTGAAGACCCCATTACCGCCAGCCGCATGGGTGAAAAGGGCTACAGTGATCGCCTGCCCGGCGTTTCTGAAAAGGATCGTGCCCGCCGCCTGCAGGCGGAAAAGGCGTTTGTGGCGCGCCTGAAGAAGATCGACAGCAAACAGCTGGAGGAAGCCGAGCGGGTCAACAAGGACCTGCTGACCTGGGTGCTGACCAACTCGATTGAGGGCAATGAACTGTATCTGGACCGTATTCCGGTCAATACTTTTTACAGCTTCTGGAGTGCAGCCCTGGACGCCAGCAGTGGCCTCAATATGCCAAAAGTGTCCGACTACGAAGACTACATCAAGCGCATCAAGGATTTCGGTCGTTACTTCGATGAGAACCTGGCCAACATGCGCGTGGGTATAAAGGATGGCTTCGTGCTGCCCAAGATCGTGGTGGAGGGCATCGCACCCACGGTGCGCGCCCAGGTCTATGACGACCCCACAAAGAGCAGCCTGTACGAGCCGTTCCAAAACCTTCCGGAAAACTTCTCCTCGACCGATAAACGGCGTCTGCAAAAGGCCGGTGCCGCGGCGATCAAGGAGCATGCCATTCCAGCCTTCGAGCGCGTGGCGACCTTCCTCGAAGGGGACTACTTGAGCGCAGCGAGTGAATCCCTGGCGGCGGAAGACCTGCCCGGTGGCAAGGACTACTACCGCCATACGATCCGCACCTATGTCACCCAGTACATGGCGCCGGAAGACATTCACAAAATCGGCCTCGCGGAAGTAAAGCGCATTCGCGAAGAAATGAACCAGCTGATTGGCGAGTCCGGATTTGATGGCAGTTTTGAGGAATTCACCGAGTTCCTGCGCACCGATCCGCAGTTCTATGCCAAGACTCCCAGAGAGCTGCTGAAGGAAGCATCCTACATTGCCAAACGCATTGACTACCGCCTGCCGGAATTCTTCGGCAAGCTGCCGCGCCTGCCCTATGGTGTGGTGCCGGTGCCGGACGAAATCGCTCCCAACTACACCACCGCGTCCTACAATCCGGCAGCCATTGGTGGTACCCGCGGTGGTGCTTACTGGCTTAATACCTACGCACTGGACCAGCGCCCGCTATACGAGCTAGTGGCGCTGACCCTTCATGAAGCGGTCCCCGGCCACCACCTGCAAGGTGCGCTTTCGCTGGAGCTGGAAAATGTGCCCAAGTTCCGCCGTAACCTCTACCTCAGTGCTTATGGCGAAGGCTGGGGGCTGTATTCCGAGCGCCTCGGTACTGAAATGGGGGTGTATGAAACTCCGCACCAGGACTTCGGCCGACTCAGCTACGAAATGTGGCGGGCTTGTCGCCTGGTAATCGACACCGGTATCCACTCCCAGGGCTGGACCCGGCAGCAGGCATTGGATTTCCTCGCCGACAATACATCCCTGTCCCAGGCCAACGTGCGTGCAGAAGTGGATCGCTATATCTCGTGGCCGGGGCAGGCGCTGTCGTACAAAATGGGGGAAATCAAAATCCGCGAGCTGCGGTCAATGGCGGAAAAACAGCTGGGCAATAATTTCGACCTGCGCAAGTTCCACGATGCGTTGCTCGCCAATGGTGCATTGCCTCTGTCGATGCTTGAACTACAAATACATCGTTTTATCCGCAACCAGAAAAACTGA